From the Candidatus Latescibacterota bacterium genome, the window ACGAACTATGATATCTACGCGCAGCGAGTGGCTAATACAGGGTTTCTCGAGTGGACACCCGACGGCGTTCAGATCTGTGGGGCCATCTACGCCCAGGAACAGATCGAGATGGCAAGTGACGGCGCCAAAGGAGCTATTATCGCCTGGAGGGATTCACGCGGCACCGATAACGACATCTACGTACAAAGGATCGACTCTCTCGGTACTGTAAAGTACCTTACAGACGGCAATCCGCTTTGCACAGCGACCAACGCCCAGTGGGACCCCCAGATAGTCAGCAACGATTTCGTCGATGGAGCGATGATCGTGTGGACCGACCGTCGAAGCGGGACCAACGACATCTACGGCACGCGCCTCACTTCAGGTTCTTCAGCATGGGGCACTGACGGGGTAGCGATCTGTTCGGCCACCGGGGATCAGCATTTTCCTGTCATCTGCAGGTATGGAGACAACTCCATGGTGGTGGCCTGGAGGGATGAAAGGGGTGCCGACACAGACATCTACGCCCAGTTGTATGGCTTCTACGGCACCGTGGCATGGACCGCCGACGGAGAAGCTATCTGCACCGCTTACAGGGATCAATACGTCTGTGATATGGTTGAAGACGGCCTGGGCAATCTAATCCTGACCTGGATGGACCGGCGTGATGTATACAGTGACATATACGTCCAGAAGATCGATCCCGATTGCTCGCCTCTCTGGGATCCTTCGGGAGTATTGATCTGTGATGAATACTACGAGCAACTACTACCGGTCATGTCTGCCGATATTTCCGGTGGCGCTTTCATTTCGTGGCCCGACCAGCGTAACAACGCGACCACCAATCAGGATATCTATGCTGCGCGGATCGACGCGAGCGGATACTGGGGCTATTCCTCACCCGAAATATCCTCGATAGAGGACGTGCCTTCCGACGAAGGCGGCGCTGTCACTATCGAATTCGATCCGGGCGTGCTGGATGATTTCCCGTACACGGCGATCACCCATTATTCGATCTGGCGGAGTATGGCTGGAGCCTCGGCGATGATGCTCCTCCAAAGCGGAGAGAAGAACACTGAACTGTCTTCTATCACATCAGACTTCTCAGGGAAAGCCTTTCGCTTCCTGTCGACCGGCTCCGCCGTCTACGCATGGGAATGGCTCGGCAACATGGAGGCGCACAGGCTTGATAACTACTCGTTCACTGCCACCACGAACTACGACTCGATGATGGGCCAGGACGGTGTCCATCATTTCTTCATCGCCTCGCACACATCCGATCCGTTCACTTACTGGAACAGCAAGCCCGACAGCGGCTATTCGGTCGACAACCTCTCCCCCGCGCTGCCATGCGCGCTGGTGGCTGAACAATCATTCGACCCTGCCGGCCTCGGCCTGTCATGGGGGGAGAACACAGAGCCTGATCTCGGATGCTACCGGATCTATCGGGGCACAAGCGAATCGTTCGTTCCCGATCCAGGCAACCTGATCGAGACTACATGTCTGGCGGAGTACTTCGACGGAACATGGACGTGGACCCCGGATTACTACTACAAAGTATCCGCAGTCGATGTGCATGGCAACGAGAGCTGTTTCGCGCTGATCGGCCCGGAGGGAATAACAGGCGAGGATCCCCTTCCGACGCCGCAGGTCACATACCTCGAACAGAACTACCCGAATCCGTTCAACCCGTCCACGACGATCAGGTTCGGGCTGCGCGAAGCGGGACATGCGGTACTCAGGATCTACACCGCGTCAGGGCGGCTGGTCAGAGAGCTTGTAAACAGTGATCTTCCTGCCGGACATTATGAAAAAGAGTGGAAAGGCTTCGCCTCCGACGGCAGCAGGGTCGCGAGCGGAGTCTATTTTTACAGGTTCAGCACTGGATCATTTACCGTGACAAAAAAGATGATCATGCTGAGATAATTCGACCGCGATCGGCAGATTTGCAGGGGAACGTCCATGGCAGAATTGGTTGTGCTGTTCTTTTCAGACCGCGATCGCCAGTGACGCGGATTTCGACCACACTGCCCCTCGATCCGACCTGTATCAGGCCTAAATCTGATTGAAAAATCTCTATTTCTACAGTATAATGGTTCAGGAGGGTTTTCACTAAAATCAACATCTCTCGGCACTGTTGAATCTGCCTTGTGATCATGGGGGTGGTCTCGTGCGATATTCAGTCCTGCTTTCACTGGCCCTGGTTATCCTTGTTACCCTTGTCAATCCCGTAACGCTGTCGGCCCAATCTCCGCCTGTCGGATATATCGGGCTCTACCTCGACGAGGCGCGAACACTCACCGAGGCCACATCGCCTTCGATATTCACCTTCTACATTTTCTGTCAACCTGGTGAAAACGAGCTGTTTTGCGCTGAATACGCACTGGAGATGACCAGCGGCATCAATATCACGACAGTCACCCGAAACCCTGCGGTCTCGATCGACCTCGGCGATCTGGTGTCCGGGATGAGTGTCTGCTTTCTCGAGTGCCAGAGCGACTGGATATGGACTCACTCCGTCCAGGTAAACTCTCTGTCGTCAGGTCCGGGACAGATAAATATCACACGCCATCCGGACACGGGGAATCATCAGTTTGCCAGCTGCCTCCCGGGAAACCCCATCGAACCGACGTTCATCTCTTCAAAGATATGCGTTAACCAGTCCTGTCCGGACGATACATCAGGTCCCGTTCCTCTAACGTTAACCACCTCTGACGGCGAATTCTTCTATGTATACTTCGATGAAGAACTATTCATCCCTGATGCTGAAGACCACACAAATTTCTATGTATATAACGTGGACGATCCTGATGATTCCATCGCGGTCATCTGGGCAAGCCCGGTTGCTCCTGCATACAGCTTCATACAGATGCGACTGGCTACTCCTACTGCCGGGAATACAACTTACCGGATGGAGATCAATGACCTTCATGACATATTCGGAAACGTCACCCCGGACGGCACTTCCATCCTCTTCAGTGGCGTCGATACGATCGATCCCGACCTGATCGGTGTATCGGCGTTGAGCGATTCCACCGTCCTGGTAAGCTTCTCTGAACCGATCTCGGAAGCGAGCAGCGAATTACCCGCTAATTATGTGATTACTCCAGGTACATCAGGATCACCGCTCATCATCGGCTCGGCTGAAAGGATGCCAGAGGGCGATTCCGTCGTCCTCACACTTGGCATATATATCGAACAAAATGTCACATACACACTGACAGTCAACAATATCGTCGACCTCTCTGGAAATCCGATCGACTATCAGGGTCCTGAGACCTTCCGGGCGATCGATATCACGCCTCCGTTCGTCGAGAGTGTAACAACTACAGCACCCTATCGCCTTGTCGTCGGATTCAGCGAACCGGTGACGACCGAATCGGCCTCGGATACATCAAATTATACGATCTTCGACACAGCCGACCCCTCCACGATCCTGGCGATCGCTGATATAACCAGAAATTCCGCTGTCGAATTCACTGTCGAACTGAACGATCCCCTGCAGGTGGAGTATTCCTATTCAATAAATATCGTCGGGATCGAGGATGTTTCAGGGCTGCTCATCGAACCTCCGGGCATAACAACCGAATTCATTCTCGATGATATATCGATGCCCACACTGCTATTTGCTGACGCGGAAAACGACACGACGATCAGGCTGATCTTCAGCGAACCGATGGACCCGGTGACTGCGTCGGACCACACAAATTATTCAGTCTTCGAGACAGACTACGCACTCGTCACCGTCCCGGTCATCTC encodes:
- a CDS encoding T9SS type A sorting domain-containing protein; this encodes MNPGKSLFVPVFLLIACLLSSTAGAAWIEGGNPVDTRIYAQQNQQMVSDGYGGTIIVWSGYVLEGAFIYNDIYAQRLDKWGNELWTAGGVPVCTATNEQNYPKIVRDGDDGFIIAWQDARSGSNSDIYIQRLDIDGNPIWTTDGFIICGASSNQHYLDMIPVEGGGAIIAWQDGRFWAITNYDIYAQRVANTGFLEWTPDGVQICGAIYAQEQIEMASDGAKGAIIAWRDSRGTDNDIYVQRIDSLGTVKYLTDGNPLCTATNAQWDPQIVSNDFVDGAMIVWTDRRSGTNDIYGTRLTSGSSAWGTDGVAICSATGDQHFPVICRYGDNSMVVAWRDERGADTDIYAQLYGFYGTVAWTADGEAICTAYRDQYVCDMVEDGLGNLILTWMDRRDVYSDIYVQKIDPDCSPLWDPSGVLICDEYYEQLLPVMSADISGGAFISWPDQRNNATTNQDIYAARIDASGYWGYSSPEISSIEDVPSDEGGAVTIEFDPGVLDDFPYTAITHYSIWRSMAGASAMMLLQSGEKNTELSSITSDFSGKAFRFLSTGSAVYAWEWLGNMEAHRLDNYSFTATTNYDSMMGQDGVHHFFIASHTSDPFTYWNSKPDSGYSVDNLSPALPCALVAEQSFDPAGLGLSWGENTEPDLGCYRIYRGTSESFVPDPGNLIETTCLAEYFDGTWTWTPDYYYKVSAVDVHGNESCFALIGPEGITGEDPLPTPQVTYLEQNYPNPFNPSTTIRFGLREAGHAVLRIYTASGRLVRELVNSDLPAGHYEKEWKGFASDGSRVASGVYFYRFSTGSFTVTKKMIMLR